GCGGGCCGCGGCCCGCGCCGCTCAGGCAGCAGGTAGAATTGCGTGCGTGCGTGCGTGCGTGCGTGCGTGCGTGCGTGATAGAATCGTGCCACACCGCAAGCCATCGGCGACTCGCTGTGTCCCGGTAGCCGGCCCGTGCGGAGCGGGGTTACCCGCTCGTCATGGTCCGCTCGCCGAAGCCCCCCCTTGCCGCATGCGGCAAACTGCTCTGCACTTCCCGTACATTGTCAAGTGAATTCGTCACGGATGCCGGACACGCAGGGACACGCAGCGATGAAGTTGGACCGCGAGCAATTGGACGTCTACGAGGTGTGGCCGTGTACGAGTACGTGAACGAGTACGAGCACGGACACAACGGCGCCACGCGGCTGAGCGGCCAGCCGGGCAGCGTTCCGATCCGGCACCGGCTGGTCAGCTTCGGCGTTCGGCTTCCACTCCGTACACGTACGCAGCGAAGCGGTACACGGACTCGCACACGGACTGAGGGCACGCAGCGATGAAATTGAACCACGAGCGGTTGGACGCCTACGAGGAAGCGGCCGTGTACGAGTACGGAGAAGAGGCCGCCTCGGCGGCGCTGGCCAACGACGCTTGCCCGGACCGACGCCACCGCGGCCTGGCGAGGTATCGTACCTATGGCGTTGGAAACCCGAGACGGCCGGCCATCGCTCGTGGCGCGCTGTCGCGCGAGAGAAAGGCAACCTGCGGCCGATCCGGTCCGGCGAGAAACATCGCCGTTGCCAGGTGCCAGAGATCGGCACCCCGCAAATATCCTCGCGCCAGGACCTCGCGGAACTTCGGGGTCAATGTGCGGTCGGGAAACAGCAGGGAGATCGTTTTGAGGGTGGGGTCGACGGCGTCCACTCCCAAGTTCTCGCGCGTTGCCGCCGCCAGGGTCTCTGCCACCAGGAGATCGGCTGAGAACACACGTTCAAACCTGCCCAGGAGCGCACGGAGCGTGCGGGCCCCTGGCTCATTGAAGAGGGTCGACAGTAAGTAAGGATGTGTCGAGATACGCGATGGTCACTCGCGCGTCTCCAGGAACCTCCGCACGGCCCCCGACCTGCGGCAGATTGGGCGGATCTGGGTCAGCGGAGCGGACGCCCGCTGGATCGCACCGGCCCGCTCGAGTTCCAGCAATCGCGATTCGAGATCACGATCCCGTTTGACCGGCGCGATCACCGCGATCGGCTCGCCCCGCTCGGAGATAGTAACCAACCGTCCGCGCTTGACCTCCCGCAGGATCGCGCTCAGCTTCGCCTTCGCCTCGTAAATGGGATACGTCTTCGCCATTCGCGGAAAGTAGCAGTCATCTGGTCATTCCGGTCAAGTTGCCCTGCCACGGTGGTGTCGGCGGGGATCGGTGAGACACCCACCCCGGGAAGAAGCACGCCCCTGCTTGCGGGACACGCCCGCCACCTGCTTGCGCG
The genomic region above belongs to Candidatus Binatia bacterium and contains:
- a CDS encoding type II toxin-antitoxin system prevent-host-death family antitoxin is translated as MAKTYPIYEAKAKLSAILREVKRGRLVTISERGEPIAVIAPVKRDRDLESRLLELERAGAIQRASAPLTQIRPICRRSGAVRRFLETRE